The DNA segment AGCATATTATGTTTTAATTCACCAGCAGCTGACGTTTAGGTGCGGTACATATGTAACTTTTATAAGTAAGTCAGTCAAAACCCTGTAGTTATATGAGATAAGATCACAAATATCAGCTGTACAGCTGAGCAGAGAAATATCTCAGACTATACCCAATTTATGAGGATATTGGCAATATTAAAGGTTTGCTAAAAATAATAGCATGCAGGAAATCTACCACCTGCTTATGCCTTGTGTTACCATCTGTTTGTATACCCAAACGAATCATTGGTGTGCGTAGAAGGAAATCTAATTGTGTAGGTAGGCTGTTTGCTTATATTTCCAGGGCAATATGGATTGGTTCAGCATAATTAGGCTTGTGTGTATTAACTACGTAGACAAAATTTCTGCAGTACAAATGTTGTGTATCGGGAAAGTGGGACAATGGTGGAGTCTAGTcatgttatttgtatttgtcaAGCCCTTAATTAGAGTTCCAGTCTCAAAGAGCTTCACTGGACCCAATTTACACAACAGTCCACTAACTCCAAGCCCTGTGAAGTGCAAGGGAAAAGGGAGTATTCATTAACCTTGAGAAGATACACAGAAGAAGAGGggtccctcctcttccttctgacTTGCGTCAGGGAAGGAAATGATAAGGTtcccaataaaaaataaaggaagTTTTGTTCTCACCCTCCAACAAGAGCGTCTCCGCAACTGCTTGCTGTTGTTGTACTTCCCGCCGCTCTGCTCACCGAATGTGACCGAGACGTAATCCTTCCTGGCCGGGGGGTGCATGGCTCCAGCACAGTCCACCGGGGCACCATAGACACCCAACTGTGTACAGCACAAACATAGCTTGTTCTTTCATTTATTCTTTGATCTCAGCAATGGTTTAAAATCCAAAACGAGCGTTTAAGCTTTACACTACTTGTTGGACGTGATGCTGTCAAGAATGTATAAATGAATCAAATAACAATAGCCTGTATACAATGATATTAATCATACATAACGTAAACAAGTCAAATATGATGCTGGGCAATTTGACATGCATGATACAAGTAACGTTAGGCTACTAACGTTATCTATATTATGACTGTCAGTCACATCCGTCCATCTGTAGTCTAAACATCCCCCGTGCGCTTGTTTACTTAATCAGAAAGAACAGATACCGACAGGACAAATAATATTTATGAAAAAGTATTATAATGCACCATTGTTTCAACTTAAAAAGGTTAGATTTATGCCGGAAGGGATTTACGCGTATTCATACACAGTACAGCACTTGCGACGCGCCAGCAGAGCGACCTCCCAGGGACAAGGAGAGTCTTCGCCGCCTCACAGTTCGACTACAGACCGAGGCTTCAAATGAGGCCTTAATGTATCCCATGCGCTCCAAGTAAAAGAGGCGTGCTTTAAAAAGACATCCAAAATATGCCCAAAAGGTATGCAATGTATGTGGTCATTACAGGGGCATAGTTAAAAAGCGACTGGGATAGAAATTGTATATACATACCTTGTCAGGGTGAATGTGTCTTGTGGTAAGTATCAGCAACACACTTTACATCGCGTCCTGTGTTGATATCGAGGCGACAATACACACTCTTCTGCGATCCAGTCAAATAGTACGAGTGAAATCGCTGCGAATGTGACAAATGATATCCACTTGTAGCTTTGGCTGTGTCCAGTTCCTTGTAACGCTGTTGTTGAAGTTGACAGGTCCACCTATTACAGCGCCGCCCCACCGGACGCGTAAGCGCAAGGAAATGTGGCCATTCAAAACACTTGCGTGCGATAGGCTGCGAGTTATACCGACCCATTTGTGTAGTGATTGTCCTTGGTTGCCCAGAAAACTATAATTTATAGTTATCTGGTCAACCAAATGACAATCACTATACAAACCAGTGTTTTGTTTTCAAAATACTAGCTTTATAGACGGAATGAAGCTAGTATTTTGAAAACAAAACACTGGTTCAGTTGTATTACAATTAACTATCATTGTCAAATAGGAATTAGCAAAATGCTTTAAAACCATGGTAGCATTCGTCCTTATGCTAAAATATATGATTTCAGTGTTAATAAATTACCATCAATACCATCAAAAATAAAGAATGTATTGTAGTTCTGTAGCCATCTATTAATCGAGCcatccatttatttattcatgtgcaGCATCAGctgaaaatacaaaatattgaggaaaataaaaaatatttaaattgaGGCAGAAATAACAATTGTCCTGAAACAAGAAAACATAAATACTTAATTCAAATAAATGTCAAAACATAATAGGATATATAAAattaaattacaaaataatacattcaTTGAAACTGAATGTCATTAAAATTCCCACGCACTCATAAAACAACTCCTAAAACAATATTTACAGCAGTTGCCTTatgcacacagtacacacagtatTTACATTTCCGCTATGACGGGTACATTTAATCGTATTAAAGTGAACATTAATTTACAACAtcaacatgcacatgcacagaaaAGTTCCTGCAACTTGCTGGTGCGTTTAATAGACAATAGGAATTGTATTTGAGACAAATATGTAGATTATGAGATCGAAATTCAGGAGTGTTTTTACCAGAGGATACATTTGAGATCGAAAAGGTTTGGTGCCACTATGTACTAGTGGGATGTCGAATGGACTACTGAATGTCTAGGTTAAAGTGAGGTCACACCTGGACAAAATTTAACTCCTTGCGAAATCATCACATAGATTTAGGTAGCATAAACATTGACCATAAAACGTCAAATGGACGGCTTTGAAAGCAGGGGTGAATCATTGCAGTCAAGGCTCATTGGAGTCTAATCATCAGCCAATCACTGCTGATCACAGAGCAGGGGATGGATTTGACCACACTGGCAGTGCAGTGTGAAAATGAGCATTTCCAAAcacattccaggatgcattttTGCATGATCTGTCATCACTCATCATCACAAAGTCTATTTATAGATACACAACTTAAAGGCAGAATTTAATGGGTTTGCTTTGAATAtgggtgccatggcaacagtaATGGGTAGAGCGTGTTTTTTTTGGAGAAGCAAAATGCTGATCACGACATGACGGGTCGGGTGTGTTTGATAAGGTGTGTGTGATCCCGCTCAGAACTCAGTTTCACTTGTGCCCTCATTCCCCATTCCCCCACTATTTAGGAAAAAAGTATACGGTGAATTAGGACACCAATTAAGCACCAGATATCTATTGGCAGGATGTAAATGAATCTCATAAACAGGCCGACCCTTTATAAGATGTCCACCTGTaagagctcatttgcataaaacAAAAAGTATCTGCAGACTATCTCTACCGTATGATCGGATGATAATGAAAACCTCTGTGCTGTAATAACTGCATCAGCACTGTACACTTATTTGATGGTGTATTACGGTAATGAAGTAGTGCACTATATACGGAACTAGGTTTGTACATTTTAGACAGCCCTCAAAATGGTGAAGCCCTAAATAGTGCAAGTAGGCCAAACCGAACCAAGCACAGGTAAAGGATCCCAGGCCTGAATAGGGCTTCTTAGGGGGTTGATCACTCACGTCTTCATGTTTCACAAGCACTTCACCCCCACAGGCTTTCACGAGCTTACAGTAAATATCCAACCCTGCCAGTCGAGTAATCCCAGTGTTTCTCTCTGAACCACTGAGATTGGACAATTCTTGCAAAAGTTGTTTGCGATGTAAATCTCTTTTCTTAGGTTTTAACTCGGATAGGATTCTTACATAGCTCAGTCATTACCCAGCAATAAGATGTTTGCGATGTAAACAACTAAGGTCTGTCAAGCAACTATTCTTGAACTTGGTTAAAACTCAATCATTACCCTGTGTCATTTTTCATGTCAACACCTTAAATGGGTAAGGGAATGAAAGCTCTACTGAGGCATAGGCAGGAACAATAATAAAGACTTTAGATGTATGATCATTCACTTTAGGTGACATTGAGGTTCATGGAATGCTTTAGAGGGGGTTATGTTGAGGTTTAGATTGGCCAAATTACTGTAAGAATCTGGAGCAGAGCAACGCGTCTAGGGAATGTGTGTAAAGTTGCAACCAACGAGGGCTTAACCACAGCAATGTGGCTTAGAACACGAATACCCGAACAGAAAACATGTTTGTAGGAATGACATAAATAAACAGTTTCAACTATACAAACATGTGAACACAAATGTACAAATgatagcttaaaaaaaaaaatctcaaaagGCAGCTCCGGTATAACCTCCCGTCTCAAATAACGTCTTTGACTGAAACCTCCGACTCCTCCTGGCAGTATGGGCTCCCCAGCTGACGCCGCGGTGCTCTCtcctgccgggggggggggaccgaccGTCGGACCCGCATCCTGGCTGCAACCCCCCgtcgccccccacccccccctgacTCCCCTAGCTGAAGCAGACGGGTCCGACGGTGAAGCCGAACCCCTGGGTCAGCCGGTGGTTGCCCAGTACCCCCACGTCCCTGAGGGGCAGCAGGCCCAGGTCCTCGCTCTCAAACAGGAAGACCGACTCGGGCTGCTCCGGGTCCCGCCCGTCCCATGGCTGCGGAGAAAATCATCAAtgcagtttttttttccccccggGGGCCGTACAGAGTTCAGTGGATCTCCTCTTAAGTCCCGGACGGCTGGATCTGAGTTGGCAGAGTACCTGCGActgactttttttttgtaaaaggaTTTAgctttacatttattttcaatatgCGTGTCAACGCAATAACTTTTAGGTATATCTTTAATCAGggacttttttttaatcagtaAAAAACGCCTTCAAAAGCGACATTTTGATTTGTTTCGATCGAGGTTAGGGGTTTGACTCTCAGTGTGGCCGCCCATGCAAGAAATAAAAGCACTGCACCCGTGCATTGTGTGACTGCCTCACCTGACACGGTGCATGGCTTACCTCACAGTCGCTGAGCGCCGCCAGATAGCTCTGTCTCCGCGTGTCCGCCAGGAACTTGACCTGCCTCTCCCGGGACCCCTGCCGGCCCCCCGGCCCACAGGAGTAGCTGACCCTCTGGCTGCAGAACCGGCTTCCCAGTCTCAGGAACCTCATCTGCACCACGTCCGACCCAGGGTACTCAAACTGGGAGGAGAAGGGTTTGAACACAGGCTGGAGATGAGAGAGGGTCGGGTTTCCCAACAGGACTTTCAACGCAACGCAAGTGGATTGATAGCGCTATTTAAAAGCATATAGCGTTGAGGCAGACCTCCTATCTTCTGGACGCTGGCACTAGATATGTGGTGCGTAAAAAGCACTTCATGACAGCCAACTGCTTATTGGAAACATTGGTTGTTTGGTACGAACCTGGAAGCCACCTTTAAAGGTGCTTAACCACTGGAAGGCCACGTCGGTGCCGGCGTCTACCAGCCACGGCTTCACTGGAACCTGCAATATTaacaatgtttgtgttttttgtcccGCCCTAAATAttcaaaggtgacatattataccaccaggtgtgatttgTGATTgtccgttacaagccgttttgaaaatctgcctcttctgacatcacaagtgggcgtgtccacctagatgtgtgctggatagatcagtctaccagcatacccagtggactgtaccaaacatcgctcatctatccgtcatacatctagttggcacgcccacttgtgatgccagaagaggcagattttccaaacggcttttaaacggctaatcacactcaaacatggtataatatgtcacctttaaggtcCTGATAATGGACCTCATATTGACTTAGCATCTTAACTATGATACAAGAGCCCTcgtaaacacatacaaaacatgCAAAACATGCTTTGTGTGTGAACATGGTCCTACCTGAGAGCGCAGCGGCCTCAGGCAGGTCTTTGGTTCCTCCGTGAAGTCGCAGTACACCTGGAAGGCATCAGCCGGGCTGCCCTGGTTCGGATCCACGTAATAATTCCCTGGAAGGAAAACCCTTTCAGCAGCGTTGCATCATACCAACTTTGTGTACAATATTGACAATATCTCTGCATTTTCACGAGCAACTTTAAATGATATTTGGTATACGGTACTGGTATATGGTAAATGGTATAGATTGTATACACATATTACTTCTTTGTTTTTGCCTTACTGTATTTTTGTGCcacatgttttatttaaatgtatctatttttctaTTATCTTGAATTCAGTAATTGTAGCCATTTCAACCAGGACACCTGCGCTGTAGATCATTCTGAATGTAAATTGTAATCAAATGTAAGGCTCCCTAAAAAATTGTTTCTAGTAAACATACATGTAAAAAACCAACACGCTGCGATGGAGCGAACCCCAGCAGTGCCCTCACCATTGGAAACGTTTGGGTTGACCAGCCACAGCTCCAGGCAGGTGGTGGCGGGGTGCTCTCTGCTGCCATCTGGTGGATCCAGGAACCAGCGCAGGTCTCTCTGAAGGGAGGCCAACAGAGTGCGCACCAGGAGGTAGTTGGGTTTGCCTGACACGTACATGAGTTCCTACAGGTTGGTATGGATATTCATAGGTTTTAATGTATTGAAAACATCACATGGTTAAAATCCCACTTTAAGTTGACACACTAGCTCATATGGGTGTGTTCACTGTCATTCATTTAAAACACTTGTAGCCAGGAGGTATATGTAACTAAATGTACATTCTAATGGTTTTCGGTTACTTGCCTTTATATTGGTCAGGGTGAGGTTCAATGAGGTTCCAGGGGGTCCGGGAGGGCCAGGAGGTCCCTGATACAAAACATGAAACACAGTAAAGTTTATCTTGGTTTCTCCATACTATGGTTAAATAAGTAGGGACATGTTCATCTAAAGAGACTGACAGTGATTTGTTTTTCTTGGATAcgggtcatgaaggagcagatagggtctttggttttattttttcagtaaagAGGTGTCAGTGTCAAAATGATGTACTTGAAAACATTTGTACTCACAGGTAAACCTCTCTTTCCTGCAGAGCCGGAAATTCCGGAGAAACCTTTTAGACCCTGATAGAAACATATAGCATCCAATGAAAATATAGCATTCAGTGGCTTACACATAGAAGTCAGATGCTAACACAGCATTCAGTAGCCACCACAAAGCATGGTGCCTATCATAAGGCATTTAGAGACTACCACGTAGCTAAAGGAGGTTCACTTTTCTCCAATTTGTTTAAGGTTGACCTACCTTGTGTCCAAACAGCCCCTAAAGAAGGTGCCATGAAACCAAAGTTAAAGTTTGTCACCTGAACATTGATTTCAGGAATAAACTGAAAATGTTGGTTTGTGATCCAGGAAATAAGACTTACAGGTAGCCCTGGTAGACCGGCCCTGCCCCACCTCCCATCTGGGCCGATATCTCCCTAAGACACcagacaaaccaacaaacaaataaacaccatGGCCCACAGGGCCCCAACAGTGCTGTTCTCCACAGTGAGTGAATCAGGACAGTGTGGTCAGACGTGGGGGTACCTGCTCTCCTTTCGATCCTCTACTGCCTTTCTTCCCAGCAGATGCTCTGACTCCCTGTGGGGACAGCAAGAGGCCAGACTGAGACTGTGTCCACACTACTGCCATTAAAGGTCAATACGTTTCCATCCATAACAGCATTGTCCGCACCACACTAAAACAGCGTTTTCAGTTCATGCCCGGACCACTTTAACCGGCCAAATCGATACATTTAGGAGGCAATCTTAGAACGTCTACATTTATTGTGGACCAAAACAGGAACATGCAAGGAAAAGAAGgtaagaaaagtgttttcaaATGGATCTGCACTGACATGGATTTAAATGGATGGTTTGAGGCAACTGTGAGTCCATGTTCATCAGTGAACCACAAACAAAAACtggacatgaacacacacccaGTACTAGTCTGTACTTTGTCTCACCTTCAATCCTTGTTTTCCAGAACGGCCATACAACCCTCCTTGTCCAACTTCCCCCTGTAAGTGAAATAACAAgtttcatatttgttttgaaaTAACAAATATATTGGTAAGTATACACTACAAAGTGAAGGAAGGTTAGAGATGGGCACGTACCTTTAAACCCCCTCGACCCCGCTCCCCTTTAACGCCTCGTAGCCCGCCTGCaccctacgcacacacacacacacacacacacacacacacacacacacacacacgcacacgcacacgcacggtagtagtactagtattaGTAAGATACGGTTCCAATAAGATCTACCTGATTTGCATTATCTATTTACCACACAGGATTCCGATTAACGTTTTAACTTAAGTCTTAGTGTTCGGGTTTTCAACCGGAAAGTCAGAGACAGGGAATAGAAGACGTACGTAAGCCCCAGGTCTTCCCAGAGGTCCGAGTGGACCAgcagctcctctctccccctgtgaaCCAGAGCAGACCCCAGACCCAATGTTGAGGAACTTTAACCTCCGGAATCGGTCAATGACCCATTTCAAATCATTTTACATACGATGGTTAGATCAGCCAACCAATTGGACTACACTTACTGGTAGGATAGATAGATCAACAGAACAGCCTACCCAgcggactgtaccaactggaaTAATAGAAAGACGGACTGCACCACTATAGGGTCGATTTTTAAATGAATGGCATTGGCTAATCAACATCACAGCTGATTTTGAAATAGGGGGCTTTTAGATATCAGGACCATAACTAGTCTGTAAACAAGCATCATGACCATAACTAGTCTGTAAACAAGCATCATGACCATAACTAGTCAGTAAACAAGCATCAGGACCATAACTACAGTCAGTAAACAAGCTTAATGACCATAACTACAGTCAGTAAACAAGCTTAATGACCATAACTACAGTCAGTAAACAAGCATCAGGACCATAACTACAGTCAGTAAACAAGCATCAGTACCATAACGGACCGTAATGACAGTCTGTCAACAAGCCCCAGGACCATTACTAGTCCATCAACAAGCACCAGGACCCTGAGTACAGTCTGCAAACAAGCATCAGGACCATTACTAGTCTGTCAAGCACCAGGTCCATAACAAACTAACTAGAACTCACCTTCTCCCCATGGTCTCCCCTCAGCCCTCTGCTCCCAGCCTTCCCTCTCTTGCCCTGGGAGACCGGATACAAAATGAGGGTTCAGTACATTAACTAATTTCCTCATAGTTCCTGGAACTCAAACGCGAGACACGTCCCCTCACCCGCTTCCCCGTGCGTCCTTTCTTCCCTGCTTTCCCGATCGGACCGTCGTCACCCTGGGATGGAGAACAGAAACATCACCAGCATTACAGATGCTTTTAATCGTGTTTTCTCTCCATTTGTTTCAGGTCAGCCCAGAAAAGCTTATAGCGTACATATGTGGAGTGTGAttgtagagagagaaagtagaATTTTAGAGACTAAAGATGAGATTCAGTCTGaccttttgttttttctttcctcgTCTCCCTTCAGGTCCTTGTTTCCCTTTAGGGCCctgaataaaaaacaatgtACATATTTTTAAGTAGACTAAATTGGCTCAAACACTTAAACGTTTTAATCACATTTAAATTACCACGACACATCCTtgcagaaaaaacaacaacatatcatCATAAAACCAGCCCAGGAATATTCTGGAGACAAAGATAAAGAAGCAATGACCTACCAGAGGTCCCGGAGGTCCAGTCAGTCCTGGAGGTCCCATCTCACCCACCGAACCCTAGACCATCGAGAAGACCAGAAACAGCTTCTAGAACATACCCAAACTACTTGGTGTGACCTCACATTTTATGTTTCAAAAAACAAAGGTATGATCATTGTCACGGATTTTGGATTATCAAGATAATATTTAAGAataaatgtatgaatgaatgaataaatgaatgaataaggtATAAATAAGGCATTCCCGTTTGTGGAAATGTATATGTGTCACATgaccaaaaaccaaaacaaccgGTTCCGTTCTCTACTTAAGTGAAacgacaaaaaaaagaaatgctttCAGAATAACAGTCTTGTCATCGCACATCTGTTCCTGATGTTCCCGTAGGTCCTTTGTCTCCTGGAAGCCCTTCGGATGcctgagagaaggtgagaggagATGTTcaacattcatccatccatcagggTCAGCCATTCGTGAGGACTCAAAAGCTGATCCCAAAACGTTACCaaaatgttgattattttctttgggtgctataaatacatacacataaagACAATAAATACTATCGACTCCATCAGGGTTGACGTTAGGGTTGGTGAAGAATCTATCTAATTTGACACAAATTAATCAAGTCTACACTTCAGGTGAGTGATCAAGGTGGTCCAGGATAAGCCAAGATTAACAGAGGAAGTGCTCCAGACAACAACATTATAACTTTGCAGATCGGTGAGGAAAATGCATACGTCACAAATATCTAAACCTTGCAACAGAATACGGATTTCGATGATCTGACTAATTATAAATAACGAATCTGCAATTCGTTGCTGTATTCTTGAATTGTACCACCGCTTTTGCACTGCATAGTTAAAACTAACTACAGATATAGTAGGGCAGGCTAAAACATTTGTCGTGTGCAACCCCAGCTCCGagtacagcagcatcaacaccATGAGATTCCATTCTTTCTCATCTACAACTTCTGCACTGCACAATGCTGTACCAGCTTACATCAAGTCAAACCCAACCCTGAACAAGTTCAAGGCAGCACTTGATAGCTTTCTGCATTAGTTTTCCTGACACTCCTCATAGCCCTGGCTACACTGGGGTAAACTGAAATCCACTGTTGGAGTGGGCTGGTAGCAATGGGCAATAATTGCTATCTAAGAGAACGGTAGTGGTGGAGCTACTCCATATCTTGGCCTGGAAGATCCAGCTCGAAACCTACCCTAGACACCCATGCCGCATCCTTCAAACACAAATATTTTTCATGAATCAGACCCCCTCCTCACCGGCTCTCCTTGTTCCCCTTTCACTCCAGtctggccccgggccccctcGGGTCCAACAAAGCCCTTTGGCCCGAGGTCGCCTCGGACCCCTGTGGATCCTGGAGTCCCCTAGGATGAAGAACCGTTTATTATTATGCTAACCAGGTAGGGGACACGTTGCACGAGGACATGGCTTCCGATGTCCTAGGCTGTGGACATTCGGGATGGAACTCAGAACCCTTCGGCCAGAAGACTATCATGTTGGTTAAGTTCTATTCTTCTTCTGCTCACCTTTTGCCCCCACGTTCCAGGATCTCCTTTCGTCCCCCTCATCCCTGCGACTCCCTGTGGTTACACAGTGAACAGGCATCCAAAAAGATGTTCCATTACTGGCTGTCCTCTTTGCTGTGTAGTCCCGACTAATACAATGAGGTAGTGGACATTGGACTAACCTTAGGACCTAGGGCTCCAGCAGAACCGGTCGGACCAACGAGACCTTTAACTCCCTGAAGAACCCAGGAAGGAAGTAGAACGGAGAGGAAGTTGAACAGAGAGGAGGGTAAGAATAATCAGTATACATCTTcctatagattatatatatatgtatgtatatgtcaCGTTTTATAACCTCTGACCTTTTGAAATGAAAACAATTTACAACAAGGTAGAACAAATCAAATGGGCGCCATCTACCTTCGGTCCGGGTATTCCATAGTTTCCAGCCCTTCCAAAATTACCTGGGAAACCCTTGAAAAGAAGAGATGCAGAATGCCATTAAAGCTCCAGAATACAATAGCGAAGAACCGTTATCCTATACTTTAACATGGTGATGCAGTTGTGGCAACGGCACGGTAGTCTAGTCCAGGATCTTACCCGCACTCCCATCAGACCGGCTATTCCTATCTTTCCAATGAGACCCGGTTGGCCCTGAAGACAAACGACAGGACGATGTTAACGCTTGCTATTGGGTGACAAGACAGGCTGACCAACAGgctgacggacggacggacagaacGTACCGTTAGTCCGCTGTAACCCTTCTCTCCCTTTGACCCCCGGGACCCTGGGTTGCCAAGGAGACCCGGGCCCCCCTCAAATCCAGAAGCCCCTCGATGACCCAAACCTCCCTGGGAAGAAAACGAGTTAAAATAAAAGACAAAATGTCCAAATTTATCAAAGTTGCAATGTTGGCAGCTGCTGAAGTACagcgaaaaaaataaaataaaaatttctTATACacgttcatttttttttgtttgatacTTGTTATCGGCTTGGTTTCTTTTATGGACAAGATGgtaaagagagacaggaaagTGGTTTGAGGAAGAGAGGGTATTTCATGTAGCATAGGATCGCAGGTTGGAATCAAACCTACGTGGTGTGCGTGTTAGTGGGTTGATTCCAAACAGAAGAGGTATCTTTATTGCTCACCTTTAGTCCTTTGGGCCCAGAATCTCCCATGATGCCGAACGCTCCATCTTCTCCCTGTAGAGGAAAGACGGTTCATCATAGTGTCTACCATAGAAGAGTTTGAATAATGAAATGCAACACAACAAGAAAGTTAGAGCTGACCTCGTTCCCTTCAGGGCCCTTctcacccagaggccccagagtGCCCCCTGGTCCGGGCTGTCCTTTTAGCCCCACGAGGCCCTGTGATCCCCAGGAACCTGGATCTCCCTGTCTTACCGGGAGAGGAACtttagtttagttttctttCATTGTATCTTGTGCCAGAATCTCCGATTTAATTAACCGATTGGTTATGAAACGGTATCCAGCCCTCACTTAACTCACTTCACGTTACTGGCTtgaatgcatgaatgaatgaatgaatagttttgtttgttgaGAACAATCAAACAATACTAATTAAATCTTGCATTTATTACCCTTATTgtgtatgtaaatgtatttccggtatattctttttcattttattcttattttcaaATTATTATGGTCATTACTGTGCCGTACTTTCTGCTGATATACCTGTATTTCCAATCTGAGATTATTAGAGTACATCCTATTTTTATCAGTATTTGTATGGTTTTCACAGACCTGGGCACCCTTTAGTCCAGATGAACCAACTTCGCCACCTTGGCCGGGTGCGCCCTGAAGGTGAATCAAAACATACAAATCATTTAAATAACAAGTCGTGGTCGAGTGTGTCGGGGTGGGAGTGTAGAGGGCTATAAAGCATGGCGTAGGAACCAACCTGTGGACCATCTAACCCTGGGGGACCGATGTTACCAGCGGACCCAGACGCGCCCTAAAGAAAGAGATTGCAGTAATAATACACCTCGATTCTTAATATTTTTGC comes from the Gadus chalcogrammus isolate NIFS_2021 chromosome 6, NIFS_Gcha_1.0, whole genome shotgun sequence genome and includes:
- the si:dkey-61l1.4 gene encoding collagen alpha-1(II) chain; the protein is MYVSGKPNYLLVRTLLASLQRDLRWFLDPPDGSREHPATTCLELWLVNPNVSNGNYYVDPNQGSPADAFQVYCDFTEEPKTCLRPLRSQVPVKPWLVDAGTDVAFQWLSTFKGGFQFEYPGSDVVQMRFLRLGSRFCSQRVSYSCGPGGRQGSRERQVKFLADTRRQSYLAALSDCEPWDGRDPEQPESVFLFESEDLGLLPLRDVGVLGNHRLTQGFGFTVGPVCFS